Proteins co-encoded in one Ignavibacteria bacterium genomic window:
- a CDS encoding AAA family ATPase: MSVFSFNYKNVYNYVDSDDKEYELICLEYNKIVNSYNIKSELYSESVWEYLTKKFDIKDEKNIITHIEVEINEKNKRHKKYKYVIKCFLNDYSDKYSTESYIYLVFNDELRGWEDSDYHEYVTEEDKSNKIYNLVVYYNPDQISTKDLEDTIVKDLIDCSYLPSTKNQFFTISTNQFGFVLKASYIKDMEIDLNLNYGEKFLPIHQEILNRLETKSHGLFLFHGDPGTGKTTYIRKIISLLSEKKTIIYIPSYMMSNIADPEFISFIAGFKNTILILEDAENVLATTINDRTQAVSNILNMTDGLLNDYMDVQIIATFNTNAKLIDNALRRAGRLQVSYKFGKLSKKDANKLAQKLGLDKNFDESVTLAEIYEGSNQIIEDDLVEKKIGFKI, from the coding sequence ATGAGTGTATTTTCTTTTAATTACAAAAATGTATATAATTACGTAGATTCAGATGATAAAGAATATGAATTAATATGTCTTGAATACAATAAAATTGTAAATAGTTATAATATAAAATCTGAATTATATTCAGAATCGGTATGGGAATATTTAACTAAAAAATTTGATATAAAAGATGAAAAAAATATTATAACACATATAGAGGTTGAAATTAATGAAAAAAATAAAAGGCATAAAAAATACAAATATGTTATTAAATGTTTTCTCAACGATTATTCAGATAAGTATTCAACAGAAAGTTATATTTATTTAGTATTTAATGATGAATTAAGAGGTTGGGAAGATTCTGATTACCATGAATATGTAACGGAAGAAGATAAATCAAATAAGATATATAATTTGGTAGTTTATTATAATCCTGATCAAATAAGTACAAAAGATTTAGAAGATACAATAGTAAAAGATTTAATTGATTGTTCATATTTACCATCTACTAAAAATCAATTTTTCACAATCTCTACAAATCAGTTTGGTTTTGTTTTGAAAGCGTCATATATAAAGGATATGGAGATTGATTTAAATTTGAATTATGGTGAAAAGTTTTTACCTATACATCAAGAAATATTAAATAGGTTGGAAACAAAAAGTCATGGATTATTCTTATTTCATGGTGATCCTGGTACAGGTAAGACAACATATATCAGAAAAATTATAAGTTTATTAAGTGAAAAAAAGACTATTATTTATATACCGTCATATATGATGAGTAATATAGCAGATCCAGAATTTATATCTTTTATTGCTGGTTTTAAAAATACAATTTTGATTTTAGAAGATGCGGAAAATGTTTTAGCAACAACAATAAATGATAGGACACAAGCTGTTTCGAATATTTTAAATATGACAGATGGTTTGTTGAATGATTATATGGATGTTCAAATAATAGCAACATTTAATACAAATGCCAAACTTATAGATAATGCTTTAAGAAGAGCTGGTAGGTTACAAGTAAGTTATAAATTTGGCAAACTTAGTAAAAAAGATGCAAATAAATTAGCACAGAAATTAGGTTTGGATAAAAATTTTGATGAATCTGTTACTTTGGCTGAAATTTATGAAGGTTCTAATCAAATAATAGAAGATGATTTAGTAGAAAAGAAAATAGGGTTTAAAATCTAA
- the smpB gene encoding SsrA-binding protein SmpB, with product MNNNNINIKNKKAYFKFEILDNYIAGVVLQGTEIKSIRNGNISFNDSYCYFVNGELYLKNFHIAEYENGTYNNHEPLRERKLLMTKRELKKLSEKVTEKGYTIVPLRIYTTDKGLVKFDIGLARGKKDYDKRETIKKRDIDRYMKNEK from the coding sequence ATGAATAACAATAATATAAATATTAAGAATAAGAAAGCGTATTTCAAATTTGAAATACTTGATAATTATATTGCTGGAGTGGTGTTACAAGGTACTGAGATTAAATCTATTAGAAATGGTAATATAAGTTTCAATGATTCATATTGTTATTTTGTTAATGGAGAATTATATTTGAAAAATTTTCATATTGCTGAATATGAGAATGGAACATATAATAATCATGAACCATTGAGAGAAAGAAAGTTGCTTATGACTAAAAGAGAACTGAAGAAACTTTCTGAAAAGGTTACTGAGAAAGGATATACAATAGTACCATTAAGAATATATACGACAGATAAAGGATTAGTTAAATTTGATATTGGTTTGGCTCGTGGTAAGAAAGATTACGATAAGAGAGAAACTATCAAAAAGCGTGATATAGATAGGTATATGAAAAATGAAAAATAA
- the rpsU gene encoding 30S ribosomal protein S21, which yields MLIIKVEKELELALKKYKNKVRKTKLMEQLKDRMFNEKKSVKRRKILIKAKYRQQVKNNE from the coding sequence ATGTTAATAATAAAGGTAGAAAAAGAACTTGAATTGGCTTTGAAAAAATATAAAAACAAAGTCAGAAAAACAAAGTTAATGGAACAATTAAAGGATAGAATGTTCAATGAAAAAAAATCCGTAAAAAGAAGAAAAATATTAATAAAAGCAAAATATAGACAACAAGTTAAAAATAATGAATAA